CTGGGCAGGGACACAGCTGAAGAGCACACTCCACAAGCAGGAGGCCCTTAATtggatcccagtgctggggagaaaAGTCCTGTGGCCACTTTCATTCTTACGGGGAAATGcaaaaaaatatatgtgaaacCTATATGCACATTTTCACACACATTTCCATGGTGCTCTGGAATAATGTCCAGAAGTTAAAACAAAAGTTTGCAATCAAAATGAGAAAGGGTTACTTTTGCTTTGTCTGATGAATCCTTGGTAGAAAAAGTTGTTGAGCAGGATAAGTTATGGTCTCTACTGTTGcatagcctgtgtgtgtgtgtgtccaggtcaAGCAATATTTTCTCACAGGCTTTACATAAATAATCATTCTGCCTTCCAGGCACTGCCAGGGGCTCATACACTCACTCCATGAATCTTCATGTGTACTCTCATCTGTACCATGGCTGTTAtggagacatcatgaccatggagACTTTTGGGGCCCCCTGCGACATAAACAATCTGATGAACTGTGGTAAGTACAAAATGGAGCAGGGTCCTATCCCCGTTCCCCATTATCATTTGCAGAGTTTTTCTTAGTAGGTAATTAGTTTTGAAACTGTGCCAACACTGTGATAACATCAACAATAACAGCCATgagtcaaaatttaaaaataagctggGTGTGAGGGCATATACCTGAGCCCCAActctccagaggcagaggaaaggcTTATGTCGGTGGTTCTCAACCCATTTTGGGGAATGGGGGGTCAATGAgccttcacaggggtcacatatcagatatttacattatgatttgtatcagtagcaaaactacagttaagaagtaataacaaaatacttttatggttggaggtcactacaacacgaggaactgtattaaagggtcacagcattaggaaggttgagaaccactggtctatatTTTGAGTTCTACTTCAGCCAGGGCTAccttgtgagaccctgtcaaaaaaaaaaaaaaaaaaaaaaaaaaaaaaaaaaaaaacctagctaaCCTaacaaactttttttcttttatctcccgATTCTTTCTAAACCATGCCTGGATGTGTTGATTTGGGCACAGCAAAATAAGTCTATACATTGAAGTTTCAATTCTGGTTTTGCTGTGCTCAGTTTCATGGTGCAGCCTGAGTCTTCTAAGCAAGCAGAGCCTCTCATTCTTGACATCTCTCTCCTTTGCAATCCCATGCCAAGCCTTCCTCCAGAAGGTCACAGATAAATCTGCGTTCTCCATGCACAGACCACATCCTCCGGCACAGAACTAGCTTGTTGCAGGGCCGGATTAAAACCCTGATTCCTAGTGCCCCCGTGCAGTATCTTggcagaaaggagagggagaaagagctgCAGAAGCGTCCATGGCCCCTGGGTTTCTGCAATTGGAATGATTGCCCAAGCTGTGGGCGTGGTCAGAAGCTGAGGCTAAACTAGTAGACTGAGAGCCTCCTTCTACAGCAGAGAAAATCCATTTCTTTCTGTCGTCATAGGGATCCACGGTTCAGAAATGTTTGCCGAGATGGACTTGAAAGCCATAAAGCCTTACCGGACTATTATCAAAGAAGTGGGACAGAGACACTGCGTTGACCCAGCCCTCATCGCGGCCATCATCTCCAGGGAAAGCCACGGCGGGGCTGCCCTGCAAAATGGCTGGGACCATAAGGGGCAGAGGTTTGGCTTGATGCAGGTAAGGAGCCATAGACTTCCCATCACCCTAACTTCATCTCTCTGTGTAGAAGCTCAGAGTCCATTCCAGGGCGGAACACCCCAGTGTCTGGGCATACCTTGCTCTGTGACACCTGTGATGTTTCTTTCAAGACGGCTATGGggcatttctttaaaatgtttcctgTGTATGATAACTACAACAAATGAACTGTACCTGTATCTATCAAAAACAACATGAACCATTCTTCAATTGAAACGTTTTATAAAGGttattattaacatttataaaatactactaataataatcaTTGCGTTCTCAGGGCTCCTGAAGTAGTAAACTTCATTCTGTAATTAAGCCCTGCTTCAACCAATTTTGCTCCTCTGGATTAACTGGAGGAGGGAAGCCTAACTATTTAGATACCGGTTTCCAGGcctttactttgtttattttgaggcagCCCCCCACTTTGTAGCTCTAGTCAACCCGACACTTTGTAGCCCATGCTGGACTGGAGTTTGTGCTGGTCCTCCTGCCTGGTAGGACTGGGATTATCTGTATCACCGAGCCTAGCTAGAAACAATATTATATTTGAACTAGCTgcataataattattttcatcaCCAATGTCTCGAAATTGGATACAGAGTATATGTTTTGAaatctttccttctcccctttctccctcttcctctttccgcATATCAGAAAGCACCTAGTAAACTCCCAAACAGGTCTTCCTCTGACTCTCTTGTCTATGAGAGACAAGACATTAGAATGTAGATTTTCCTGGATTAGAGGAAAGATGCTGAAACCGGTATTTGAACTTGAATACAACATGAGAGACCTAGGAACAGCAGAAACTGTGCCATCTTGCCCAGATACTGACATGATTGTTTGAATTTTCTAGCTTGATAAAAATATATACCATCCTATTGGTTCCTGGGACAGCAAGGAACA
The nucleotide sequence above comes from Arvicanthis niloticus isolate mArvNil1 chromosome 17, mArvNil1.pat.X, whole genome shotgun sequence. Encoded proteins:
- the Lyg2 gene encoding lysozyme g-like protein 2 — translated: MNLHVYSHLYHGCYGDIMTMETFGAPCDINNLMNCGIHGSEMFAEMDLKAIKPYRTIIKEVGQRHCVDPALIAAIISRESHGGAALQNGWDHKGQRFGLMQLDKNIYHPIGSWDSKEHLLQSVGILTERIKALKRKFPTWDAAQHLKGGLTAFKSGIETIVTPADIEGDLVDDVLARAKFYKRHGF